One Anaerolineae bacterium genomic region harbors:
- a CDS encoding ABC-2 family transporter protein, which translates to MRAIIREIKKHILIYSLFIKNSLMAQMEYRFNFIGNMAMETGYLFVKLSYVVVVYRSGVEINGLSPDEILLFIGTFVTLTACYAGLFMLNNFRLRLKIRDGELDLLMTKPVSLQFMVTLRMTDMTIFAVDAIAGLIIVAVAWARLSIPLNLVTVGGYAGFMIISVLVSYSLFLLPQILSFWLINTSAIAEVSDLFWDFNNMPMDIYPRWIQQLGIFVLPIFVISNFPSMFVLQRMPPVYLAWATTLPIVLLVILRRLWKQGLKNYNSASS; encoded by the coding sequence ATGCGGGCGATTATTCGCGAAATCAAAAAACACATCTTGATTTATAGCCTGTTCATCAAAAACAGCTTGATGGCCCAGATGGAGTATCGTTTTAATTTCATCGGCAATATGGCCATGGAAACGGGCTATTTGTTTGTCAAATTATCTTACGTGGTGGTGGTCTACCGCTCAGGCGTGGAAATCAACGGCCTGTCGCCGGACGAAATTCTGTTGTTCATCGGCACCTTTGTCACGCTCACGGCCTGTTACGCCGGCTTGTTTATGCTCAATAATTTCCGCCTGCGCTTAAAAATTAGAGACGGCGAGTTGGACCTGCTCATGACCAAACCCGTGTCGCTACAATTTATGGTCACGCTCCGCATGACGGATATGACCATCTTTGCCGTAGACGCCATCGCCGGGCTGATCATAGTGGCCGTTGCCTGGGCCAGATTGAGCATCCCGCTCAATCTGGTCACCGTTGGGGGGTATGCGGGGTTTATGATCATCAGCGTCTTGGTGAGCTACAGCCTGTTCCTGCTGCCGCAAATCCTTTCCTTCTGGCTAATCAACACCAGCGCCATTGCCGAAGTGTCCGATTTGTTTTGGGACTTTAACAATATGCCCATGGATATTTATCCGCGTTGGATCCAACAACTGGGTATCTTTGTTTTGCCTATTTTTGTCATTTCCAATTTTCCCTCTATGTTTGTGTTGCAGCGAATGCCGCCTGTATACCTGGCCTGGGCGACCACTTTGCCGATTGTATTGTT